In the Opitutia bacterium genome, AACAACCTGCGATACATGAACACCCTTTCGGGAGGAGGCGTCGACTGGATGCTCTCCGCGGGTTTCAAGCGCGAGGAGCTGCACCGTTATCTTTATCCGCACCCCGAGCAATTCGACGCCGCCGGCATCCAGATCGTCTATCTCGGGTGGTTTTTGAAGGACTGGTCGCTGATCAACAACGCCCTCTACTCGTGTCCCAACGGGCTCGAGATCCGCAGCGACTCGGTGGAAAACACCGGCGACCTGCGCGGCGTCGCCTCGCTCGACGAGGACTGGGTGACGCTGAACCAGATGATCAAATACTACAAATTCGGCTTCGGCCGCGTGACCGACTACGCCAACGAGGAAATCCGCCTCGGCCGCATGTCGCGCGCGCGCGGCATCGAGCTGGTCGAGCAATACGACGACGCGTGCAGCCCAGCCTACATCGAAAGTTTCTGCCGCTACATCGAGATCAGCGTGGCCGATTTCTGGAAACAGGTGCACGCCTCCGTGAACCGCGAGCTGTTCACGATCGAACCCGACGGGCGCATCCGCCGTCGCTTCAAGGTGGGGGTGGGACTGTGAGCCGCCGCGGCATCGGCATCGTCGACTACGGCGTGGGCAACCACACCTCCGTGTGGCGCACGCTCTATGCGCTCGGCTACCGCTGCAAGGTCACGCGCAACCCCGCGGAACTCGACGCCATGGACCTGCTCGTTCTGCCCGGCGTCGGGGCCTTCCCCGCCGCGATGCAAGCCATGCACGCGCGCGGCCTCGCCGACTACGTGCGCCGCGCCGCCGCCGCCGGCCGGCCGCTGCTCGGCATCTGCCTCGGCATGCAACTCCTCGCCGACTCCTCGATCGAATACGGCGAGACCGCCGGTCTCGGCCTGATTCCCGGCCGCGTCGACGCCATCGGTCCCGGCACCTCGCACATCGGCTGGAACACGATCGAAGCCGCCGCCACCGACCCGATGCTCGGCCGCAGCGCGGGCGAGTCGTTTTATTTCAACCACACCTACGCAGTCGCCTGCCCGCCTGAGTTCGCCGTCGCGCACGCGACGCTCGGTCGCCGTTTCCCGGTGATCACGCGCCGCGGCCGCATCGTCGGCGTCCAGTTTCACCCGGAGAAAAGCCAGCACGCCGGCCGGCAACTGCTCGGCGACATCATCGGAGGACTGCTCGATGCTTAACCAGCGTCTCATCGGCGTCGTCACCGTGAAGGACGGCTGGGCGGTCCAGTCGTTCGGCTACGGCCGCTGGCTGCCCATGGGTAAACCGGAGTGCGTGGTCGAAAACCTCGACCGCTGGGGCGCCGACGAAATTCTCGTCCTCTCCATCGACCGCAGCCGACGCGCGCTCGGACCTGACTTCGCCACGCTCGAACGCCTCACGCGCCTCGACCTCGCCACGCCGCTGATCTACGGCGGCGGCATCCGCTCGTCCGACGACGCCGTGGCCGTCGTCCACCTCGGTGCCGACCGCGTCTGCGTCGACGCACTGCTGCGCGACAATTTTTCCGCGGTCGTCGCCCTCTCCCACCAGCTCGGCGCGCAAGCCGTGATCGCCGCGCTGCCGCTCGCCGCGCGCAACGGCACTCTGCTCTGGCGCGACTACCGTTGCAGCATCGACACCTCGCTCGACGCCGGCGTGGTCGCCGCGTTGCACGATGGAACGATCTCCGAAGCGCTGCTGATCGACTGGCAACACGAGGGCCTGCCCGGCGCGTTTGACCCCGAGATCGTTCGCCTCTTTCCCGCGCGAGGCCGCCAGCTCATCGCCTTCGGCGGATTGAGCGACGCAGCCCAACTCGCCGGCGTCTTCGCGCATCCTGCGGTGACCGCGATCGGCGTCGGCAATTTCCTCAGCTACCGCGAGCACGCGATCCAAGCGTTGAAAGCCGGACTCGCCGGCGCGCCGATGCGCCCGGCCGCTTACCCGCAATCCGCGCGCAGCTGTCCCGAACCCGCCTGACCATGTCCGCCGAGATCCATTTCTGCCGCCGCTGCCTCTACGGCACCAGCCACCCGCTCGGGCTCGTGCTCGATGAGGAGGGCATTTGCTCCGGCTGCCGCGTGCATGAGGAGAAGGACCGTCTCGACTGGGGCGCGCGCTGGCAGCGGCTGGAGGAAATCGTCCGCCCGCACCGCAGCGTCTCCGGCCGCGAATACGACTGCATCGTCCCGGTCACCGGCGCGCAGGATTCGTATTTCATCGTCCACGTCGTGAAGGAGCGACTCGGCCTCAATCCGCTGCTCGTCACCTACAACAAGTATT is a window encoding:
- the hisH gene encoding imidazole glycerol phosphate synthase subunit HisH, which translates into the protein MSRRGIGIVDYGVGNHTSVWRTLYALGYRCKVTRNPAELDAMDLLVLPGVGAFPAAMQAMHARGLADYVRRAAAAGRPLLGICLGMQLLADSSIEYGETAGLGLIPGRVDAIGPGTSHIGWNTIEAAATDPMLGRSAGESFYFNHTYAVACPPEFAVAHATLGRRFPVITRRGRIVGVQFHPEKSQHAGRQLLGDIIGGLLDA
- a CDS encoding N-acetyl sugar amidotransferase: MKYCTNCLQPDTRPNSHFTAEGICPACNYHRELQHVDWQERYEILEEVLKNYPRRKSQGFDCIIGVSGGKDSTRQALWARDKLGLRPLLVSLCYPPEQLTERGAENVSNLIELGFDMVTTSLAPQTWRRLLREGFFRFTNWARASEQALFSSVPQLALRYRIPLILWGENPGLQLGDMKTLGRTGYDGNNLRYMNTLSGGGVDWMLSAGFKREELHRYLYPHPEQFDAAGIQIVYLGWFLKDWSLINNALYSCPNGLEIRSDSVENTGDLRGVASLDEDWVTLNQMIKYYKFGFGRVTDYANEEIRLGRMSRARGIELVEQYDDACSPAYIESFCRYIEISVADFWKQVHASVNRELFTIEPDGRIRRRFKVGVGL